Sequence from the Syntrophales bacterium genome:
GGGCCTTCAGCAATTACCGGATGCTTCTGTTTGGCGCCGTGATGGTTCTCATGATGGTCTTCAGACCGCAAGGCCTTGTGCCGAACGTGCGTCGCACTTACAAATTGTGAACATTAAGCTTCGCTTTGTGAACATTAAGCTTCGCTTTGTGAACATTAAGCTTCGCTTTCAGGGCGCCTGAGAAATCAGATACATGATTCCATGAAAAATATGCTGGAAATTAACAATCTGTCGATGGTTTTTGGCGGCTTGCGGGCTGTCGGCGGGGTCGATCTGAATGTCGGGCAAAAAGAGATTGTGGCCCTGATCGGACCAAACGGCGCCGGCAAAACGACGCTGTTTAACTGCATTACCGGAATTTACGTTCCCACCGAGGGCGAGATATTTGTCGTTCCGCCGGGAAACGAGAAAAAGAAAATCAACGGGATCAAGATAAACAAGGCGACTGAGCTTGGCATTGCCAGGACATTCCAGAATATACGCCTCTTTCCCAATATGACGGCGCTGGAAAACGTCATGATCGGTCGCCACTGCCGCTCCCGAGCCGGGGTCTTCGGCGCCGTTATTCGGGATTCATCTACAAAGCGTGAGGAGCAGGAGATCGTGGATTATAGTTATCATGTGCTTGTCAAAGTAGGACTTGCCGAGCAGGTCAATGAAATGGCAAAAAATCTTCCTTACGGTGCCCAGCGACGTCTGGAAATAGCGCGAGCCGTGGCCACGGAACCTTTTCTTCTGCTCCTGGATGAACCGGCGGCCGGCATGAATCCCAGTGAAACCTCTGAGCTCAGGGAGCTGATCGACCGAATCAGAAACGATGAGGGAATATCCATACTGATGATTGAGCACGACATGAAGATGGTTATGGGCATTTCGGACCGGATTTTTGTTCTCGATTACGGTGAAAAAATTGCCGAGGGAACCCCGGAAGAGATACAAAAAAATCCGGTAGTCATTAAAGCTTACCTGGGAGAGGACTTCAGCGTAAATGCTTGAGATACTGAATATCGAAACCTGCTACGGCAATATAAAGGCGCTCAAGGGCGTTTCTTTTTCCGTTGCCGAGGGGGAGATTATAACCATGATCGGGGCGAACGGCGCCGGAAAATCGACAACGCTGATGACGATTTGCGGAATAGTTCCCGCTCGCAGCGGCGATATAATATTTCAGGGCAAATCCATCCGTTCGCTGGAACCCAATGTAATCGTCTCGCTCGGCATCTCCCAGGTTCCGGAGGGACGGCGGATTTTCCCAATGATGACCGTCGCGGAAAATCTGGATATGGGCGCCTTTCTCCGAAAAGATAAGGCGGGGATCGCAAGCGATCTGGAATATGTGTTTACGCTGTTTCCGATTCTCAAAAAAAGAATTCACCAGAAGGGGGGAACGCTCAGCGGCGGCGAACAGCAAATGCTGGCCATTTCCCGCGCCCTGATGGCAAGGCCCCGCCTGCTGCTGCTCGACGAGCCCTCCCTGGGACTCGCGCCGCTGGTCGTGCGCCAGATATTTGAAATGATCAAGAAGGTAAACTCCGAAAACAAGATGACGATTCTGCTCGTGGAACAGAACGCGTTCATGGCCCTCAAAATAGCCCACCGCGGCTATGTGATGGAAAACGGGACCATAACCATGGAAGGGGCTGCCTCCGACCTGCTTAAGGATGAGAAAATAAAGAAGGCCTATCTTGGCTTATAGAAATACGAAAACAGCGTTGCAGAAAGTTGCCAGCAAATGGGAGCCGTCGTCCGGGAACAGGGAACCCCGGGCGACAACTCCTTAGGGGGCTGGTCTATTTTTTGCCTGTTATCTCGTCGTACAGATTGCGCTTGTCGATGACGCGTTTTGCCTTGAACTCCGTCCGCTCCAGACTGCCTGGCTCCATAAGCTGAACGATGGCCCTCAGCCCCCGCTTCTTCAGCTCCCTGGAAAGCAGCTCTTTGAGTTCAGGGGCGATTGACGGGTCTGTCTGTTGCCCTCGCTCTGCCTGAACGATCATTTCATCCATGGTCTCTTCCCGGGTGATGACGATGCGGAACTCATCGCCGAATCCGGCGATTCCGCGGATGACATTTTCAATCGCGCTGGGATAGACATTTTCTCCCCTTATTACAAACATGTCGTCCGCCCGTCCGTAGATTCCCCGGGGCAGCCGGGGATAGGTGCGTCCGCAGGGACAGGGATCGTTCTCCCAGATAGAGACATCCCCGGCCCAGAAGCGGATCATCGGCTGCGAGTTCCTTTCGAGATGGGTGTAAACAATGGCCCCCTCCTGACCGTAGGGCACCCGGCGATGGGTTTGGCGATCCACCAGCTCCGTGTAAACTATATCCTGCCAGAAGTGCATTCCCTGTCTGTGGGCGCACTCTCCGTTGGTCATCCAGGGCGCCATCTCGGCGGTCGAGCCGCTGTCGATGCAGATTCCCCCGTAGGTTTCCTCGATGCGTTTTCTCGTGGAGGGCACGCCCGCTCCAGGTTCGCCGGAGAAAAAGAGGATGCGGAATCCGAAATCCCGCGGGTCAATTCCCATCTCTCGAGCCTTTTCCGCGAGGTAAAGGCTGTAGGAAGGCGTTCCGTAGAAAACGGTGGGCTTTACCTCCTTCATCCATTCGATGCCCCGCTCCGACTGGCCGGGAACTCCGGCGCCGAACGGAAAGGCGGTGGCGCCGATACGTTCCGCCCCGAGCAGCGCCCCCCAGCTTCCCCAGTAGAGGCTGAAAAAGGAACCGATGAAGACTGTATCATCCGGGCGCACCCCGAACCCCCACATAATTCGTGCGTGGGCCTCGGCGATGCGCTCCATGTCGCCCCGGCTTATCCCGAAGGCGGTTGGTCTCCCCGTTGTTCCAGAGGTTCCCTGAATGCGGGCCAGTTCGCGCGCAGGGACGCACAGATTGCTGCCGAACGGGGGATGGTCGGCCTGATCGCGACGGATTTCGTCTTTCGTAACACAGGGGATGTTGTCAAAGTCCTCCAGAGAGTTAATATCCTTGGGGTGAATTCCCGCCTTGTCCCATTTATTCCGGTAAAAAGGGGAGTTCTCGTAGGCGTAGGATAGCTGCGCCTGAAGTTTGGGAAGAATAATCTGCACTTCCCGCTCTTCCGGGTCCATCGTCTCCAGAGTCCGGTTCCAGTAAGGTTCGTCCGACGCCGGGAGATAGGAGCGATCGTATATGGGTGGCCACAGTTTGCTCATATGATATTTACCTCCATTTATGATTGTTCAAATAGTCAAACCTGACGTTTTCGCCGCCACCATTTCCTCGATGGAACGGACGATCTCCTCCCGTGTTGCCCCCGGGGTGAAGACGGCGTCGAAACCTATTTCCTTTAGGCGGATCGTATCGTCCGGCGGGAAGACACCGCCGATGACAAACGTTACGTTGTTTTCGAGGTGCTCCTTACGGGCAGCTTCGAGCAGCGGTTTGCCAAGGGTTATATGGGCGCCGCCGAGGGAGCTTACCCCGATGACGTCAACATCTTCCTGAATGGCCGTCTGGACAATTTCTCCGGGGAGGGAGTTGCCGATATAGATGATCTCCATGCCGGCGTCGCCGAGTTCTTTTGCTACGGTGATGATCCCCCGATTATGAACATCCAGCCCCAGTTTCGCCAACAGTACCTTGATTTTCTTTGCCACAGTCGTTACCTTCTCCTTCTCCCGCAGCTTCACAGGCGGTAATGCGCAGTTTGTCGTCAAACCCGGCATGCTTTTGATAAACATGCATTTCCACTATTGAAAACAATTTCCGTATGTGTCTTTTTCACCAGAGGGCCGGCGGTTTCCACAGGCCGAACGATTGCTTGAACACCTTGAACAGTTCTCCCTCGGTACAGCGGGCGCGAGCGCAGGCGACACTGAAAGGAAGGATGTTTTTCCCCGTTCGGCATGCCTCCCCGAGGGCAAGAAGGGAGCTTTCCACTCGGGAATTGTCCCGGCTGAGCCGGAGCTTCGCCAGCCGCTCTCGCTGCTGCTGCTCCACACCTTCGGGATAACTGAACACGTTGATCGGAGGCGGCGCCGACTCGGACTTGTACCGGTTGTAGGCGACTATTTTTATCTCCCCCTGCTCGATATCCCGCTGCTGGTTGGTGAAATACGTTGATATTTTCCGATGAAGTTGACCGGATTCGATCGCGGATACGTATCCTCCCAGCAGCTCGATCTCATCCACCTCGTCAAGTATTCGCCGTTCGATGTCGTCAGTCAGGCTTTCGACGTAATATGAACCTCCGAGCGGGTCAACCACATCGGTAATCCCGGTTTCCTCCTGTAGTATTTGCTGGGTTCTCAGCGACAGCAGCGCTGCTTCGGCTGTTGGGACTGAGTATGCCTCGTCGTAGGAATCAACATGCAAAGACTGGGCGCCTCCCAGTATGGCGGAAAGGGCATGGTAGGCCGCCCGGATGATATTGTTGAGGGGCTCCTGCTGAATGAGAGAGACGCCAGAGGTCTGGACATGGCAGCGCATCCACATCGAACGGGGATTTTTCGCTCCGAAGCGATGCTTGAGAATCTTGTACCAAAGCCGGCGAACAGCCCGGAGTCTGGCCGCTTCTTCAAAGAAATCGCTCGCCGGGGACCAGAAAAAGGCGAGGCGATCCGCAACTGAATCAACGTCGTATCCCCGTCTTATCATTTCTGTGAGCGTGGCGATGCCA
This genomic interval carries:
- a CDS encoding ABC transporter ATP-binding protein; the encoded protein is MKNMLEINNLSMVFGGLRAVGGVDLNVGQKEIVALIGPNGAGKTTLFNCITGIYVPTEGEIFVVPPGNEKKKINGIKINKATELGIARTFQNIRLFPNMTALENVMIGRHCRSRAGVFGAVIRDSSTKREEQEIVDYSYHVLVKVGLAEQVNEMAKNLPYGAQRRLEIARAVATEPFLLLLDEPAAGMNPSETSELRELIDRIRNDEGISILMIEHDMKMVMGISDRIFVLDYGEKIAEGTPEEIQKNPVVIKAYLGEDFSVNA
- a CDS encoding ABC transporter ATP-binding protein; this translates as MLEILNIETCYGNIKALKGVSFSVAEGEIITMIGANGAGKSTTLMTICGIVPARSGDIIFQGKSIRSLEPNVIVSLGISQVPEGRRIFPMMTVAENLDMGAFLRKDKAGIASDLEYVFTLFPILKKRIHQKGGTLSGGEQQMLAISRALMARPRLLLLDEPSLGLAPLVVRQIFEMIKKVNSENKMTILLVEQNAFMALKIAHRGYVMENGTITMEGAASDLLKDEKIKKAYLGL
- a CDS encoding AMP-binding protein codes for the protein MSKLWPPIYDRSYLPASDEPYWNRTLETMDPEEREVQIILPKLQAQLSYAYENSPFYRNKWDKAGIHPKDINSLEDFDNIPCVTKDEIRRDQADHPPFGSNLCVPARELARIQGTSGTTGRPTAFGISRGDMERIAEAHARIMWGFGVRPDDTVFIGSFFSLYWGSWGALLGAERIGATAFPFGAGVPGQSERGIEWMKEVKPTVFYGTPSYSLYLAEKAREMGIDPRDFGFRILFFSGEPGAGVPSTRKRIEETYGGICIDSGSTAEMAPWMTNGECAHRQGMHFWQDIVYTELVDRQTHRRVPYGQEGAIVYTHLERNSQPMIRFWAGDVSIWENDPCPCGRTYPRLPRGIYGRADDMFVIRGENVYPSAIENVIRGIAGFGDEFRIVITREETMDEMIVQAERGQQTDPSIAPELKELLSRELKKRGLRAIVQLMEPGSLERTEFKAKRVIDKRNLYDEITGKK
- a CDS encoding cobalamin B12-binding domain-containing protein: MFIKSMPGLTTNCALPPVKLREKEKVTTVAKKIKVLLAKLGLDVHNRGIITVAKELGDAGMEIIYIGNSLPGEIVQTAIQEDVDVIGVSSLGGAHITLGKPLLEAARKEHLENNVTFVIGGVFPPDDTIRLKEIGFDAVFTPGATREEIVRSIEEMVAAKTSGLTI
- a CDS encoding methylmalonyl-CoA mutase family protein produces the protein MKEREKTTKEILAEKTASQKKTPLYNPAAIEAMRRRFDEWMHSTVREKDRKEWLKTPRTVLGSDIPREMLYTPLSHPDFDYLEDVGYSGQAPFTRGIHANMYRGREFTMRQLTGFGSPEDTNERMKFMLEHGATGLSILFDIPTIQMYDSDDPLSLGQVGMSGVCIDSVDDMDLLFKDIPLDEITASIVTHYPSNTAILFPMYLALAEERGIPWDKLRGSVQNDTSLEELIRSGAEFLAPRDVFRIQCDNIEFIRKEVPQWNFITINGYNLREFGTSGVTEMAVAVANGIATLTEMIRRGYDVDSVADRLAFFWSPASDFFEEAARLRAVRRLWYKILKHRFGAKNPRSMWMRCHVQTSGVSLIQQEPLNNIIRAAYHALSAILGGAQSLHVDSYDEAYSVPTAEAALLSLRTQQILQEETGITDVVDPLGGSYYVESLTDDIERRILDEVDEIELLGGYVSAIESGQLHRKISTYFTNQQRDIEQGEIKIVAYNRYKSESAPPPINVFSYPEGVEQQQRERLAKLRLSRDNSRVESSLLALGEACRTGKNILPFSVACARARCTEGELFKVFKQSFGLWKPPALW